aacttatattcttgtctttgtgaaagaaagacatctatatgtgttacacatgcttgtattatcattaaacacatttaacttgtttacaaaaatgtctctttcataaataaataaatataaatgatatatataaatgaggtagatcccctcgagttggtcaattgaaaagtagctcgcctgcagaaaaagtgtgggcacccctggtctaaacattaataaaaaaatcaaacactAAAAAGCATGTATTTGACTTCTTCATACATGCAGAAACCCTCTTCTGGTCTGTGATGTTTCTCCTTTGAAAATGTCTCCTGCAGATTATCTCTCGCTATGACATCATCTTGATCCTGGAGGTGGTGGACATCAGCGGCAGGTCGGTCGAGACCCTCATGGATGCACTCAACACGTAAGCACAGCGTTGAAaggagtgcaaaaaaaaaacatggattataactagggatgcaccgattaatcggtaaccgaatatattcggccgaatatggcaaaaaaagacaCATTCGGCCtccggtggaatgagttaaggacaaggccgaatagtggcgtgtgacgcaattttttgacgcggtgacgttgggatatgttgtgtacctgtataagtgtatgaggttacaagcacacacttattgagatttagtggggcctctgtttacattattagcctgttgtgtaggctacctgtataagtgtatgaggttacaagcacacacttaattgagatttacttgagcttTCTGtctacattattagcatatctactgtggctaagcagacttttgccaaaaggacaataattcatttgttgtgggtttatccactttaatgcactttatttttttgttggaatgcatgttttgtttgaaggcctaatataaatgaaaaactttgtgctttctttgaaaagcaaaggctactggaatattaaaaaaaatgcccatattcaataaaaaaatactttatttgaaaaacatgtctaaatttTTTtccaggctatttatgcaatataaaaaaaattgtgaaaaactgcattcattattcggtattcggccaagcgtttaaattttattcggcttcggcttcggccacaaattttcatttcggtgcatccctaagtCTTTCACAAGCACATGCTTTGgttcatttttattatttcaatgaTGAGTATGTACAGTAGGACAGCGTTGTTAGTTTCAATGTTAGCAGCAAGAAAACAAGAACAAAGTCGGCACAACATTAGAATGAATAAATACTTAAACTAATCATGGCCTCAGGGACATTTTTCACAGTCTTGTTAATCATCCAAAGCATCTTCCTGACAGAATGATGGATGCAGCACATATTTCTCAACCCCCCTGagcgtagtgtgtgtgtgtgtgtgtgtgtgtgtgtgtgtgtaggtcagACACGGCCCATCACTACACTTTGAAGATCAGCTGTCGCCTGGGACGCTCCCGCTACAAGGAGCAGTTCATGTTCCTGTACAGGTGAGGCCTGAAGGTCACCTGACACACTCACACTTGGGTCTGCTCCACACATGCATGAGGGGGCAGAAAGGAGGGCAAAAGACACACAAGGTCCATTAAAGCATCCTTGGAAGAGAGTTTGCTGGGGAAGAACTACAACACTCACCTCTTGACCTAAAAAACGGATGAGATGGAACTAGAGAacaacaaacaaatatatatatatccatccattttttaccgcttattcccttcggggtggcgggggtcgctggagtctatctcagctacaatcgggcggaaggcagggtacaccctggacaagtcgccacctcatcacaaagccaacacagatagatagacaacattcacacactagggaccatttagtgttgccaatcaacctatccccaggtgcatgtctttggaagtgggaggggcctatccccaggtgcatgtctttggaggtgggaggggcctatccccaggtgcatgtctttggaggtgggaggggcctatccccaggtgcatgtctttggaggtgggaggggcctatccccaggtgcatgtctttggaggtgggaggggcctatccccaggtgcatatctttggaggtgggaggaagccggggagaacatgcaaactccacacagaaagatcccaagcccggtattgaaccccagactattgaggaccttcgtattgtgaggcagacgcactaacccctcttccaccctgAAGCCCtaatttatgaatatatatatatatttcagttcgtgtgtatacatacagtatactattatatttttattttagatatatttatgtatatatatgtatgtatatatgtatatatttatgtatttatatataaatatatatatatgaggatgTATCTTACTATCATAGTTTAAATATTTATTCAgccatatgtatatttttatgcatatatattatatatgtatattaaacaagtatatatttatttatatacatatattcatagatatgtatctaaaataaataatataatatacatgcatatgtttgtatgtgtgtatatatatatatatatccatccatccatccatccatccatcatcttccgcttatccgaggtcgggtcgcgggggcaacagcctaagcagggaaacccagacttccctctccccagccacttcgtctagctcttcccgggggatcccgaggcgttcccaggccagccgggagacatagtcttcccaacgtgtcctgggtcttccccgtggcctcctaccggttggacgtgccctaaacacctccctagggaggcgttctggtggcatcctgaccagatgcccgaaccacctcatctggctcctctcgatgtgaaggagcagcggctttactttgagttcctcccggatggcagagcttctcaccctatctctaagggagagacccaaactcatttgggccgcttgtacccgtgatcttatcctttcggtcatgacccaaagctcatgaccataggtgaggatgggaacgtagatcgaccggtaaattgagagctttgccttccggctcagctccttcttcaccacaacggatcggtacaacgtccgcattactgaagacgccgcaccgatccgcctgtcgatctcaccatccactcttccctcactcgtgaacaagactcctaggtacttgaactcctccacactcggctgcgaaccgatccgtgtatatatatatatatacataaatacttatatgtatctatatacatagatataaccacctgtgtatatatttatatatatatatgtgtatatctatatatatatacacatcattgtgtgtgtgtgtttatatatatatgtatatatatatatatattttgtcttCCTCTCTGCTCCAGTTGTACCAAACAATAGTTCtagccaaacatttaataaagtcaaatacaaatatgacAAAAGAGTAtcaagtatccaacacttctcttttctaaagtaaatgtgtacagcagatatagatcatctacatcaactacagTATATGATTTGTCAGAGTGGCTAAACAGGagggattaaaacatttttaaaaaataaaaataaaagaagtccTGTGAAGTCCTGCAGGCAAGACTGTGGAGGCCGGGTCTGGCCCGTGGACCGCAGTTTGGAGAACCCTGGTTTAAAACAAGCCCCCTTGGATGGTAGACAATGATGCTCACCTGACTTAACTTTGCAGCTCCACAAAAACTAAAAACCGAGGCCATCTTTGAAGAAACCGTCTCCTTTGCACAGGGACGACCTGGTGGACCTGGTGGGCTCCTACCAGTTTGACGACCAGGTGACCGACGGCGGCGACGTTTTCGCCAGGGACCCTTACATCCTGCGATTTAGATGCCACGACACAGGTGGAACAGCTCTGACTGACTGGTGGTTCTTCCTCtctcaacgtgtgtgtgtgtgtgtgtgtgtgtgtgtgtgtgtgtgtgtgtgtgtgtgtgtgtgtgtgtgtgtgtgtgtgtgtgtgtgtgtgtgtgtgtgttcctccaCCAGTGCTGAAGGACCTGGTGATGATCCCAGTTCACACCAAACCAGAGGACTCGGAGACTGAGCTGGACGAGCTTTATGACGTCTTTCAGCACATGAAGAAGAAGTGGAGGACAGATGTGAGACAATGTTGATgacttcttattattattattattatttacatgcaTGTGTTCAGTATGGAGCTGCATTTgtgtcttcaattaaaaaaaaaaaaatgttagcataatgtgcgtgttttaaaattcagtgtttaaaactTGGGTGTACACAATTTCCATGTTTAAAAATTAAgtattaaaaaaatcagtgtacaaaaattcaaGACAGAAAAATTAAATGCGTCCAAATGCAGGATCCGCTTCTGGTAAATTCAAaccttcaaacttgacacctcagcTAGTTCTGAGTcaggatcgattgcttcagtcttCATTTTTTGAAGCAGcacatttttctgcactgaatttttatgcactgaatttcCATACAAAGATtttgtttacactgaatttttagacaCTGATTTTTTAATATACTGATTTCTTCTACATTGAATTTCTAAACACTGACTTTATACACAAAATTTTTAAACACTAAATATTTGTACTcataatttttaaacactgtATTTTTATACACTTACTTTTTACAGAAcacattttttaacattgaattttcattcattcattcatcatcttccgcttatccgaggtcgggtcgcaggggcaacagcctaagcagggaaacccagacttccctctccccagccacttcgtctagctcttcccgggggatcccgaagcgttcccaggccagccgggagacatagtcttcccaacgtgtcctgggtcttccccgtggcctcctaccggttggacgtgccctaaacacctccctagggaggcgttcggatggcatcctgaccagatgcccgaaccacctcatctggctcctctccatgtgaaggagcagcggctttactttgagttcctcccggatgacagagcttctcaccctatctctaagggagagacctggaaactcatttgggccgcttgtacccgtgatcttatcctttcggtcatgacccaaagctcatgaccataggtgaggatgggaacgtagatcgactggtaaattgagagctttgccttccggctcagctccttcttcaccacaacggatcgatacaacgtccgcattactgaagacgccgcaccgatccgcctgtcgatctcaccatccactcttccctcactcgtgaacaagactcccaggtacttgaactcctccacttggggcagggtctcctccccaacctggagatggcactccacccttttctgggcgagaaccatggactcggacttggaggtgctgattctcattccggtcgcttcacactcggctgcgaaccgatccaaacATTGAATTTTTATGTACTGAATTTTTaaccacatatttttttttatacaccaaATTCTTAAACATGGAATTTTTTTACAccgaatttttaaacactttttatacactaaatttaGAAACACAAAATTTTTGTACTccaaatttttaaacactgaattttgaaaAACAGAAAttttaaaaactaaatttttatacaccaaaatcttttgacatatattttttatttactgtatttttaataacagaatttttgtacactgaatttttaaactgaATTATTATAGTCCAAATTTTTACAATACGTTTTTAAACACTACATTTTTTGTATTCGAAATTTTAAAACAGTGAATTTCTAAACACACTTATTTCGTTTACAAactaatggtgttcctgggattaaaggctttaCCTTTTCTCCTGCAAACATAATCCTGGGTGTTGTGACCAAACAactccattttggtttcatctgacatcacatggacaaagataagaccttctggaggaaagttttgtggtcaaatgaaacaaaaaattagctgtttggccacaatacccagcaatatgttaggaggagaaaaggtgaagcacaccatgcctaccgtcaagcatggtggtggtagtattatgcctgttttgctgccaatggaactgctgctttaaataggACAGAATGTCCACTTTTGAGGGCGACTGTAGCCTCAAAGAATAAACGTGTTATATCTAAAACAATTCACATTTGTGGCCACAGAACGTGATGATCCTGGGCGACTTCAACGCAGACGGCGCCTACGTTTCCGACCGCGACATGCTGAACATCCGCATCCGCAGCGACAAGAACTTCCACTGGCTGATCGGGGACGACGTGGACACCACAGCGAGCAAAGGGAACACACACACTTACGACAGGTGGGACCCCCCCTCCGGGCAGGTAGCCACGACCTTTTCTGACCGGTTTCTGCTTCAGGATCGTGGTGTACGGAGACGACATGTTCAACGCCGTCGTGCCCGACTCCGCCAGACCCTTCAACTTCCAGAAGGCGTTCCGCCTCAGCAACGAGCAGGTGTCTTATTGACCGTCATGGCGGCGCGTCAGGTCTCTGCTCATCTGCCATCTCTGCAGGCACTGAAGGTCAGCGACCATTACCCTGTGGAGGTGGAGCTCAAGTCTCTGACCACACCACCAGCGGAAACTCAAGGTGACCCTCTTCCATATTTCATACAAACATGACTTTTAGTCAACAACTACAGAATACAATCATCTTCTACAAAACACATCCTTTATTTCATGGAGAAAAACTCTCAAGTCAGGCAAAATTGGGGAAGAAAACCTTCCCAGAATGTTTTACTTCAGTGGGTGTCACATTTTTTTCGCAAAGGATCACTCAGAAAATACCTGGttgtccaagtaccaccatagtagacctaagtattcatcaagtaccaccatagtagacctaagtattcatcaagtaccaccatagtagacctaagtattcatcaagtaccaccatagtagacctaagtattcatcaaggaccaccatagtagacctaagtattcatcaaggaccaccatagtagacctaagtattcatcaagaaCCACCATAGTAGAGCTAattattcatcaagtaccacc
Above is a genomic segment from Nerophis ophidion isolate RoL-2023_Sa linkage group LG02, RoL_Noph_v1.0, whole genome shotgun sequence containing:
- the dnase1l4.1 gene encoding deoxyribonuclease 1 like 4, tandem duplicate 1, whose product is MKIASFNIQKFGRNKVSDPEVLQILVQIISRYDIILILEVVDISGRSVETLMDALNTSDTAHHYTLKISCRLGRSRYKEQFMFLYRDDLVDLVGSYQFDDQVTDGGDVFARDPYILRFRCHDTVLKDLVMIPVHTKPEDSETELDELYDVFQHMKKKWRTDNVMILGDFNADGAYVSDRDMLNIRIRSDKNFHWLIGDDVDTTASKGNTHTYDRIVVYGDDMFNAVVPDSARPFNFQKAFRLSNEQALKVSDHYPVEVELKSLTTPPAETQDSLLDGSLLELKRGNLLLEREKLSLEIQVLRMKLSRMSGGDEEANHHRPPNCKML